The sequence ACACATCACCTAAGGAAGTAAAGCCCTGAGCGCAGGTGTCAGATCAGAATCCTCCAATTGAACATATTCAATGTTGCCGTTCTTATACTCCATTCGCACAAGAATCATTCCGTGCCTAGCTGCAAAGTCCCGCTCCTGCTCCAGAATGGTGGTAATCAATGTCTTGTCTACGGTTATAACCGTCTGCTTCTCCTTACGTGCAAGCTCAACATGTTTCTCTGGATTATACACTTCTTCATTTGAAAGGCTGCCGTCAAAGTCATCCTTCATAATCTCGGCGGATTTAATCTCAGCAGCAGTCGTGCGAACTTTATCGGCATATCCTTTTTCGACCAGCCAGCTCTCCATTTCCTGATAAAAGGGCTCCCATTCATAAAAAAGACTACTACGATTTACGTTTTGCTTCTGATCAGAGTACACCTCTATATAAGCTTCTGGCGTCCTATCGCTTGTTTGTTCTTCAAAAGACATGTTGAGAATTTCCCGTTTCAGAATTTCTTTGAATTCAGCGATCTCGACAGGATTGGAGATATCTACTGCTTTATCTCGATTGCTTAACCTTATTCTGTATGTGTTCTCCTCCAACTGAAACATATTATAAGCCTCTCTCTTGTAAGCTTCCGTCTCCATCACTGCCTTTAGTTCCGGTTCGAAACCTTTGATCGGCACCAGATACTCTCTTACCAGCTTACGGCTGTTATTCAACCGATACACCAAGGTAAAGGATTGGAAACGGGTATAATTGGCCACAGACTGGGTATCCACCTCGGGACGTACAGTGGTTAGTGCAAGATGCAGCTTACGAACAGCCTCGATATAATCCTTATCATTGGAAAAGGGGACATGATCTGTCGGCGCATCGGCAAGCGAACCTTGATCGTAACCCCACATCCAGTAATTCCCGCCTGCATAAACGCCGCTTATTTTATCGTTCGAAGGTACTCTGTTCTCATACCCCGTAAGTCCTGATGCTGGAATATATAAAAGCAGGCCTATCAATACTGTATAAACTGCCCACTCCAACGGAACTC comes from Paenibacillus sp. 19GGS1-52 and encodes:
- a CDS encoding DUF6449 domain-containing protein, whose amino-acid sequence is MTPSRLFFNSSIIRQNLRQHGWIGIIYALGLLFALPMQLFMRETPNSLPQEIKNLFQIGNGIQSLFIVVFPVAAGLFLLYYLQAKSPSDLWHSLPLRREHLLTTHLLSGLLLLLPPVWLTAAVTAVVRQWGGNMFIYEGVDIWNWCLVVTLLTIFLFCFSLFVGICTGQSIVQGIITYILLLLPAFLITLMNSHLSTYLYGYPHVYNVNTSAEAWSPLIHIMNIAANPFSMKEMWIYGALSVFFIALSFLLYRKRHVEKAGQAIAFTAFNPLFKAGVMFCAMLISGTYFTSDKQQLGWVIGGYAIGAVIGYVIAEMILRKTWQILTRRVPLEWAVYTVLIGLLLYIPASGLTGYENRVPSNDKISGVYAGGNYWMWGYDQGSLADAPTDHVPFSNDKDYIEAVRKLHLALTTVRPEVDTQSVANYTRFQSFTLVYRLNNSRKLVREYLVPIKGFEPELKAVMETEAYKREAYNMFQLEENTYRIRLSNRDKAVDISNPVEIAEFKEILKREILNMSFEEQTSDRTPEAYIEVYSDQKQNVNRSSLFYEWEPFYQEMESWLVEKGYADKVRTTAAEIKSAEIMKDDFDGSLSNEEVYNPEKHVELARKEKQTVITVDKTLITTILEQERDFAARHGMILVRMEYKNGNIEYVQLEDSDLTPALRALLP